From one Gossypium hirsutum isolate 1008001.06 chromosome D08, Gossypium_hirsutum_v2.1, whole genome shotgun sequence genomic stretch:
- the LOC107918533 gene encoding monothiol glutaredoxin-S6 has translation MEVITRMVADRPVVIFSRSTCCMSYTIKTLISGFGANPTIYELDEIQNGQQVERELHKMGCKPSVPVVFIGQQLIGGPNQVMTLQVKNQLAPLLKRAGAIWI, from the coding sequence GATTACAAGGATGGTTGCAGACAGGCCGGTGGTGATCTTTAGCAGGAGCACTTGTTGCATGAGCTATACCATCAAGACTCTCATAAGTGGGTTCGGGGCAAACCCAACGATTTATGAGCTCGACGAGATTCAGAATGGCCAACAAGTCGAAAGGGAGCTGCATAAAATGGGGTGCAAGCCCAGTGTTCCAGTTGTATTCATAGGGCAGCAGCTCATTGGAGGTCCTAATCAAGTCATGACCCTCCAAGTCAAGAACCAGCTTGCCCCATTGCTCAAACGTGCTGGAGCAATATGGATTTGA